A region from the Canis lupus familiaris isolate Mischka breed German Shepherd chromosome 3, alternate assembly UU_Cfam_GSD_1.0, whole genome shotgun sequence genome encodes:
- the LOC479047 gene encoding LOW QUALITY PROTEIN: tubulin polyglutamylase TTLL13P (The sequence of the model RefSeq protein was modified relative to this genomic sequence to represent the inferred CDS: inserted 1 base in 1 codon), translated as MEPNTCKTSESEYAEEEESEEECVKGEATIPSNSSQQELSKADYKEFGDGVPLSIVAKKIPKKIIAPDDLEVGRRKRRQKRRPLAINLTNCKYESVRRAAQTCGLKEVGEDEEWTVYWTDCSVSLERVMDMKRFQKINHFPGMTEICRKDLLARNLNRMQKLYPTEYNIFPRTWCLPADYGDFQSYGRQRKTRTYICKPDSGCQGRGIFITRNPREIKPGEHMICQQYISKPFLIDGFKFDMRIYVLITSCDPLRIFMYEEGLARFATMPYVEPSHNNLDDVCMHLTNYAINKHNENFVQDDAVGSKRKLSTLNAWLREHSYNPEELWGDIEDIIIKTIISAHSVLRHNYRTCFPQYLSGGTCACFEILGFDILLDHKLKPWLLEVNHSPSFTTDSRLDREVKDALLCDAMTLVNLQGCDKRKVMEEDKRRVKERLFQCHQQPRDTRREQRESSHVAVLDQERYEDSHLGGYRRIYPGPDMEKYSPFFKHNGSLFQETAASKAREECARQQLEEIRLKQEQQETSGSKKRKESRDQNQGESAGEKSRSRVGLRAFSTHLAYRNRTREKELLSVHLDTMHPQEIVEEEELERMKALLQRKNLIRSLGIVEQLTRMLQPNHQGQRNLEEYGARFHQDRLGSQELQSVSLVPLVLLRGAAKVQGPPHFLYPVRIQEFIPRILGPLPTINAAFPHHSWCHLQPKNFNWIGDPAAISPCSLSMKISGRRYFSRARVRFTSQGQASRRLEAINRALAGSESSSLTLKQGYHLQPERVASSSWIDSTLPSEVDSEHRAPKAQDXLCPASAPLMLNTTALLDISHHR; from the exons ATGGAGCCAAATACCTGTAAGACCAGCGAATCAGAGTACGCTGAAGAAGAGGAATCTGAGGAGGAGTGTGTTAAAGGGGAAGCTACCATCCCTTCTAACTCTTCTCAGCAGGAACTCTCAAAGGCTGACTATAAGGAATTTGGGGATGGAGTTCCCTTATCTATTGTGGccaagaaaattccaaagaaaatcaTAGCCCCAGATGACTTAGAAgttgggaggagaaagagaaggcagaaacGCAG ACCCCTGGCCATCAACCTGACCAACTGCAAATATGAGAGCG tGCGCCGGGCAGCCCAAACGTGTGGCTtgaaggaggtgggggaggacgAGGAGTGGACTGTGTACTGGACAGACTGCTCTGTCTCCCTGGAAAGAGTCATGGACATGAAGAGGTTTCAG AAAATCAACCACTTCCCTGGCATGACAGAAATCTGCCGCAAAGATCTACTGGCTCGCAACCTCAACCGCATGCAGAAACTCTATCCTACTGAATACAACATCTTCCCCCGCACCTGGTGCCTCCCTGCAGA CTATGGGGACTTCCAGTCCTATGGTCGTCAGCGAAAAACCCGCACTTATATCTGCAAGCCAGACAGTGGCTGCCAGGGACGGGGCATCTTCATTACCCGAAATCCCCGGGAGATCAAGCCAGGAGAGCATATGATCTGCCAGCAATACATCTCCAAG CCCTTCCTCATTGACGGCTTCAAGTTTGATATGCGAATCTATGTCCTGATCACATCCTGTGACCCTCTCCGGATTTTCATGTATGAGGAGGGCCTGGCCCGCTTTGCCACTATGCCCTACGTGGAGCCCAGCCACAACAACCTG GATGACGTCTGTATGCACCTGACCAACTATGCTATCAACAAACACAATGAGAATTTTGTCCAAGATGATGCTGTAGGCAGTAAGAG GAAACTGTCTACACTCAACGCCTGGCTGCGAGAACACAGCTACAACCCCGAAGAGCTGTGGGGCGACATTGAGGACATCATCATCAAAACCATCATCTCAGCTCATTCTGTTCTTCGCCACAACTACCGAACCTGTTTTCCCCAATATCTGAGTGGAGGTACATGTGCCTGTTTTGAGATCCTTGGTTTTGACATCTTGCTGGACCACAAGCTGAAGCCCTGGCTGCTGGAG GTAAACCACTCTCCAAGTTTCACCACTGACTCCCGCCTCGATCGAGAAGTGAAGGATGCGCTTCTCTGTGATGCCATGACCCTTGTCAACCTCCAGGGCTGTGACAAAAGGAAGGTGATGGAGGAGGACAAGCGGCGAGTCAAGGAGCGGCTTTTCCAGTGCCACCAACAGCCACGAGACACCAG GCGAGAACAGAGGGAGTCGTCCCATGTGGCGGTACTAGATCAGGAACGCTACGAGGATTCCCACCTCGGAGGATATCGGCGGATCTACCCTGGGCCTGACATGGAGAAGTATTCACCTTTCTTTAAGCACAATGGCTCCCTCTTCCAGGAGACTGCTGCTTCCAAGGCCAGGGAGGAGTGTGCCAG GCAGCAACTGGAAGAGATCCGCCTTAAGCAGGAACAGCAGGAGACCTCAGGCAGTAAGAAGCGGAAAGAAAGCAGGGACCAGAACCAGGGTGAATCAGCAGGGGAGAAGAGCCGATCCAGGGTCGGGCTCCGGGCATTCTCCACCCACCTGGCTTACAGGAACCGGACCCGGGAGAAAGAG CTGCTGTCAGTACACCTGGATACCATGCATCCGCAAGAAAttgtggaagaggaggagctggagagAATGAAGGCTTTGCTTCAAAGGAAGAATCTTATCCGAAGCCTCGGTATTGTAGAGCAGCTCACTCGCATGCTGCAGCCCAACCACCAGGGCCAGAGAAATCTTGAGGAGTATGGG GCTAGATTTCACCAGGATAGGCTGGGCAGTCAAGAACTGCAATCTGTGAGTCTGGTCCCATTGGTCCTCCTGAGAGGGGCCGCCAAAGTGCAGGGCCCTCCTCATTTTCTGTATCCAGTTCGGATCCAAGAATTCATCCCCAGGATCTTAGGGCCCCTACCAACCATAAATGCTGCATTTCCACATCATTCCTGGTGCCATCTACAGCCCAAGAACTTCAACTGGATAGGAGATCCAGCAGCCATCAGCCCCTGTTCATTGTCAATGAAGATATCTGGAAGGCGCTATTTTTCCAGGGCGAGAGTCAGGTTCACAAGCC AAGGCCAAGCCAGCAGAAGGCTCGAAGCCATAAACAGAGCTCTGGCAGGATCAGAGTCATCCTCTCTAACCCTAAAGCAGGGCTACCATCTGCAACCAGAAAGAGTGGCAAGTAGCTCATGGATTGACAGCACCTTACCCTCGGAGGTAGACTCTGAACACAGGGCACCCAAGGCCCAGG GtctctgccctgcctctgcccccctgaTGCTGAATACCACTGCACTCCTTGACATCAGCCACCACAGGTAA
- the GDPGP1 gene encoding GDP-D-glucose phosphorylase 1 isoform X1, whose amino-acid sequence MKNPTHCSRRRGFQAERGGGGQSMAVPQDSNETPYLLPPNSKDWEEQSIPDFVYGQKELILEGIQWPRTAPSLLDRIARSRFDSVLCSAWRQRMELGLFRYCLGKLQTQTLPGPVGFVAQLNVERGVQRRRPQNIQSVKQAFDPEQFNFNKIRPGEVLFRLLREPDLPGAVQQEDIYVMINVSPLEWGHVLLVPAPTRGLPQRLLPAALQAGIEAVLLSSHPGFRVGFNSLGGLASVNHLHLHGYYLAHRLPVEGAPSEPLDPGGHLHLLQALPAPGFLFYTSGPGPDLEALVGRVCRATDYLTDHEIAHNLFVTRGAPPGKTSPSSALTGVRVILWARKSNFGVKEGDAFNVALCELAGHLPIKTSQDFGTLTEAAALALIQDCLLPPAQAEEIQATLVDLIAKDEQ is encoded by the exons ATGAAGAACCCTACACACTGTTCTAGAAGGCGAGGATTCCAAGCTgagagaggaggtggag GTCAGTCCATGGCTGTTCCACAGGATTCAAATGAGACTCCCTATTTGCTCCCTCCGAACAGTAAGGACTGGGAAGAGCAAAGCATTCCTGATTTTGTCTATGGGCAGAAGGAACTCATTCTGGAAGGGATTCAGTGGCCAAGGACCGCACCCAGCCTCCTGGACAGGATAGCAAGGTCTCGCTTCGACTCTGTTCTCTGCTCCGCCTGGAGGCAGCGGATGGAACTGGGGCTGTTCCGCTACTGCCTGGGGAAGCTGCAGACCCAAACCCTCCCTGGGCCAGTGGGTTTTGTGGCCCAGCTGAACGTGGAGCGAGGTGTGCAGAGGAGGCGCCCTCAGAACATCCAGAGTGTGAAGCAGGCATTTGACCCTGAACAGTTTAACTTCAACAAGATCCGACCAGGAGAAGTCCTCTTCCGTTTGCTCCGGGAGCCTGATCTCCCAGGTGCTGTTCAGCAAGAGGACATCTACGTAATGATCAATGTCAGCCCCTTGGAATGGGGCCACGTGCTGCTGGTGCCTGCGCCCACCCGTGGGCTCCCCCAGCGCCTGCTACCAGCTGCACTGCAGGCCGGCATTGAGGCTGTGCTTCTGAGCTCACACCCAGGCTTCCGTGTCGGCTTCAACAGCCTAGGTGGCTTGGCCTCTGTGAACCACCTCCACCTGCACGGATATTACCTGGCTCACAGACTGCCTGTGGAGGGAGCACCGAGTGAGCCCCTGGACCCGGGGGGCCATTTACATCTGCTCCAGGccctcccagctcctggcttCCTCTTTTACACAAGCGGGCCAGGGCCTGACTTGGAAGCCTTGGTGGGCAGGGTATGTCGGGCCACTGATTATCTGACTGACCATGAGATTGCCCATAATTTATTTGTGACCCGGGGGGCCCCACCTGGAAAGACATCACCTTCCTCAGCTCTCACAGGTGTCCGAGTAATTCTCTGGGCCCGGAAGTCCAACTTTGGAGTAAAGGAAGGTGATGCATTCAACGTCGCCCTCTGTGAGCTGGCTGGGCACCTCCCCATCAAAACATCCCAGGATTTCGGCACTCTGACAGAGGCGGCTGCTCTGGCCCTTATTCAGGACTGTctgctgcccccagcccaggcagAGGAAATACAGGCAACTCTGGTGGACTTGATAGCCAAGGATGAGCAGTAA
- the CIB1 gene encoding calcium and integrin-binding protein 1 isoform X2 — MRIKGRPPATEGKPRSDSLLKLGRAHRRFCELLPQEHRSVEESLQIRVSLEQILSLPELKANPFKERICRVFSTSPARDSLSFEDFLDLLSVFSDTATPDIKSHYAFRIFDFDDDGTLNREDLSQLVNCLTGQGEDTRLSASEMKQLIDNILEESDIDRDGTINLSEFQHVISRSPDFASSFKIVL; from the exons ATGAG AATAAAGGGAAGACCCCCAGCTACTGAAGGGAAGCCAAGGAGTGACTCTCTTCTGAAGCTAGGCAG AGCCCACAGGCGGTTTTGTGAGCTGCTTCCCCAAGAGCACCGGAGTGTGGAGGAGTCACTGCAGATCCGAGTGTCCTTGGAGCAGATTCTCAGCCTTCCAGAGCTCAAG GCCAACCCCTTCAAGGAGCGAATCTGCAGGGTCTTCTCCACATCCCCCGCCAGGGACAGCCTGAGTTTCGAGGACTTCCTGGACCTCCTCAGTGTGTTCAGTGACACAGCAACTCCAGACATCAAGTCCCACTATGCCTTCCGCATCTTCG ACTTTGATGATGATGGAACCTTGAACCGAGAAGACCTGAGTCAGCTCGTGAACTGCCTCACAGGACAGGGCGAGGACACACGACTTAGTGCCTCAGAGATGAAGCAGCTCATTGACAAC ATCCTGGAAGAGTCCGACATTGACCGGGATGGCACCATCAACCTCTCAGAGTTCCAACACGTCATCTCCCGTTCGCCGGACTTCGCCAG CTCCTTTAAGATTGTCCTGTGA
- the CIB1 gene encoding calcium and integrin-binding protein 1 isoform X1 — protein MGGSGSRLSKELLAEYQELTFLTKQEILLAHRRFCELLPQEHRSVEESLQIRVSLEQILSLPELKANPFKERICRVFSTSPARDSLSFEDFLDLLSVFSDTATPDIKSHYAFRIFDFDDDGTLNREDLSQLVNCLTGQGEDTRLSASEMKQLIDNILEESDIDRDGTINLSEFQHVISRSPDFASSFKIVL, from the exons ATGGGGGGCTCGGGCAGCCGCCTGTCCAAGGAGCTGTTGGCCGAGTACCAG GAGTTGACGTTCCTGACCAAGCAGGAGATCCTCCT AGCCCACAGGCGGTTTTGTGAGCTGCTTCCCCAAGAGCACCGGAGTGTGGAGGAGTCACTGCAGATCCGAGTGTCCTTGGAGCAGATTCTCAGCCTTCCAGAGCTCAAG GCCAACCCCTTCAAGGAGCGAATCTGCAGGGTCTTCTCCACATCCCCCGCCAGGGACAGCCTGAGTTTCGAGGACTTCCTGGACCTCCTCAGTGTGTTCAGTGACACAGCAACTCCAGACATCAAGTCCCACTATGCCTTCCGCATCTTCG ACTTTGATGATGATGGAACCTTGAACCGAGAAGACCTGAGTCAGCTCGTGAACTGCCTCACAGGACAGGGCGAGGACACACGACTTAGTGCCTCAGAGATGAAGCAGCTCATTGACAAC ATCCTGGAAGAGTCCGACATTGACCGGGATGGCACCATCAACCTCTCAGAGTTCCAACACGTCATCTCCCGTTCGCCGGACTTCGCCAG CTCCTTTAAGATTGTCCTGTGA
- the SEMA4B gene encoding semaphorin-4B isoform X1 — MGRGSRPPAPRGALPPRPPPLLLLLLLVLLLPLPPPTPALVPRISLPLGSKERPFLRFEAENVSNYTALLLSRDGKTLYVGAREALFALNSSTSFLPGGEYQELLWSADAERKQQCSFKGKDPQRDCQNYIKILLPLNSSHLFTCGTAAFSPVCTYISVANFTLAQDEVGNILLEDGKGRCPFDPNFKSTALVVDGELYTGTVSSFQGNDPAISRSQSLRPTKTESSLNWLQDPAFVASAYIPESLNSLQGDDDKIYFFFSETGQEFEFFENTIVSRIARICKGDEGGERVLQQRWTSFLKAQLLCSRPDDGFPFNVLQDVFTLSPSPQDWRDTLFYGVFTSQWHRGSTEGSAICVFTMKDVQKAFNGLYKEVNRETQQWYTVTHPVPMPRPGACITNSARERKITSSLQLPDRVLNFLKDHFLMDGQVRSRLLLLQPRARYQRVAVHRVPGLHHTYDVLFLGTGDGWLHKAVGVGSKMHIIEELQIFSPGQPVQNLLLDTNRGLLYAASYSGVVQVPVANCGLYQSCGDCVLARDPYCAWSGSRCRHISLYQPETASRPWIQDIEGANTKTLCNTSSPGPRSSVLSDKRCEEVHFQPNTVNTLVCPLLSNLATRLWLHNDLPVNTSASCRVLPTGDLLLVGSQQELGVFQCLSLEEGFQQLVACYHPKVVEDVEADQVGRRGGVPVIISTSRVSAPAGGKASWGADKSYWTEFLVMCTLFVFAVVLLILFFLYRHRDGMKVFLKQGECASVHPKTRPMALPPETRPLNGVGPPSTPLDHRGYQALSESSPGPRVFTESEKRPLSIQDSIVEVSPVCPRPRVRLGSEIRDSVV; from the exons GCTCCAAAGAGCGACCATTCCTCAGATTCGAAGCAGAAAATGTCTCCAACTACACGGCccttctgctgagcagggatggCAAGACTCTGTACGTGGGTGCCCGGGAGGCCCTCTTTGCTCTCAACAGCAGCACCAGTTTCCTGCCTGGCGGGGAATACCAGGAG CTGCTGTGGAGCGCAGATGCGGAGAGGAAACAGCAGTGCAGCTTCAAGGGCAAGGACCCACAG cgTGACTGCCAGAACTATATCAAGATCCTCCTTCCACTTAACAGCAGCCACCTGTTCACCTGCGGGACAGCAGCCTTCAGCCCTGTGTGCACCTACATC AGTGTGGCGAACTTCACTCTAGCACAGGATGAAGTAGGGAACATCCTCCTGGAAGATGGCAAGGGCCGTTGTCCCTTTGACCCCAATTTCAAGTCCACGGCCCTGGTGGTTG ACGGTGAGCTCTACACTGGAACAGTCAGCAGCTTCCAAGGGAATGACCCGGCCATCTCCCGGAGCCAAAGCCTCCGCCCCACTAAGACCGAGAGCTCCCTCAACTGGCTCCAAG ACCCAGCATTCGTGGCCTCGGCCTACATTCCCGAGAGCCTGAACAGCTTGCAGGGGGATGATGATAAGATCTACTTCTTCTTCAGTGAGACTGGCCAGGAGTTTGAATTCTTTGAGAACACCATCGTGTCCCGTATCGCCCGCATCTGCAAG gggGACGAGGGTGGTGAGCGGGTCCTGCAGCAGCGCTGGACATCCTTCCTTAAGGCACAGCTGCTGTGCTCCCGGCCAGACGATGGCTTCCCGTTCAACGTGCTACAGGATGTCTTCACgctgagccccagcccccaggactgGCGGGACACCCTCTTCTATGGGGTCTTCACATCCCAGTG GCACAGGGGGAGCACAGAGGGCTCTGCCATCTGCGTCTTCACCATGAAGGACGTGCAAAAGGCCTTCAATGGCCTCTACAAGGAGGTGAACCGTGAGACCCAGCAGTGGTACACTGTGACCCACCCAGTGCCCATGCCCCGGCCTGGAGCG TGCATCACCAACAGTGCCCGGGAGAGGAAGATCACCTCATCCCTACAGCTCCCAGACCGTGTGCTGAACTTCCTCAAGGACCACTTCCTGATGGATGGGCAGGTCCGCAGCCGCCTACTGCTGCTGCAGCCCCGGGCCCGCTATCAGCGTGTGGCTGTACACCGCGTGCCTGGTCTGCACCACACCTATGATGTGCTTTTCCTGGGCACTG GCGATGGTTGGCTGCACAAGGCAGTGGGCGTGGGCTCCAAAATGCACATCATTGAGGAGCTCCAGATCTTCTCACCAGGACAGCCTGTGCAGAACCTGCTCCTGGACACCAACAGG GGGCTGCTGTATGCTGCCTCCTACTCAGGCGTAGTCCAGGTGCCTGTAGCCAACTGTGGCCTGTATCAGAGCTGTGGGGACTGCGTCCTTGCCCGGGATCCGTACTGTGCTTGGAGCGGTTCCAGATGCAGACACATCAGCCTCTACCAGCCTGAGACGGCCTCCAG GCCATGGATCCAGGACATTGAGGGGGCTAACACTAAGACTCTCTGCAATACTTCCTCACCTGGGCCGCGTTCTTCTGTACTAAGTG ATAAGCGATGTGAGGAAGTCCACTTCCAGCCCAACACGGTGAACACCTTGGTCTGCCCCCTCCTCTCCAACCTGGCCACCCGGCTCTGGCTGCACAATGACCTCCCAGTCAACACCTCAGCCTCCTGCCGCGTGCTGCCCACCGGGGACCTGCTGCTGGTCGGCAGCCAGCAGGAACTGGGGGTGTTCCAGTGCTTGTCCTTGGAGGAGGGCTTCCAGCAGCTGGTGGCCTGTTACCACCCAAAGGTAGTGGAGGACGTGGAGGCCGACCAAGTGGGCCGGAGGGGCGGTGTGCCTGTCATCATTAGCACGTCACGTGTGAGTGCACCAGCTGGTGGCAAGGCCAGCTGGGGAGCAGACAAGTCCTACTGGACTGAGTTCCTCGTGATGTGCACGCTCTTTGTGTTTGCTGTGGTGCTCCTCATTTTATTCTTCCTCTACCGCCACCGGGATGGCATGAAAGTCTTCCTGAAGCAGGGGGAGTGTGCCAGTGTGCACCCCAAGACCCGCCCTATGGCTCTGCCACCTGAGACCCGGCCGCTTAATGGAGTAGGCCCCCCTAGCACCCCGCTCGACCACCGAGGCTACCAGGCCCTGTCTGAGAGCTCCCCGGGGCCCCGCGTCTTCACAGAGTCAGAGAAGAGGCCGCTCAGCATCCAGGACAGCATTGTGGAGGTGTCCCCAGTGTGCCCCCGGCCCCGGGTCCGCCTGGGCTCTGAGATCCGGGACTCTGTGGTGTGA
- the GDPGP1 gene encoding GDP-D-glucose phosphorylase 1 isoform X2 — MLTLQGQSMAVPQDSNETPYLLPPNSKDWEEQSIPDFVYGQKELILEGIQWPRTAPSLLDRIARSRFDSVLCSAWRQRMELGLFRYCLGKLQTQTLPGPVGFVAQLNVERGVQRRRPQNIQSVKQAFDPEQFNFNKIRPGEVLFRLLREPDLPGAVQQEDIYVMINVSPLEWGHVLLVPAPTRGLPQRLLPAALQAGIEAVLLSSHPGFRVGFNSLGGLASVNHLHLHGYYLAHRLPVEGAPSEPLDPGGHLHLLQALPAPGFLFYTSGPGPDLEALVGRVCRATDYLTDHEIAHNLFVTRGAPPGKTSPSSALTGVRVILWARKSNFGVKEGDAFNVALCELAGHLPIKTSQDFGTLTEAAALALIQDCLLPPAQAEEIQATLVDLIAKDEQ; from the exons ATGCTCACCCTACAAG GTCAGTCCATGGCTGTTCCACAGGATTCAAATGAGACTCCCTATTTGCTCCCTCCGAACAGTAAGGACTGGGAAGAGCAAAGCATTCCTGATTTTGTCTATGGGCAGAAGGAACTCATTCTGGAAGGGATTCAGTGGCCAAGGACCGCACCCAGCCTCCTGGACAGGATAGCAAGGTCTCGCTTCGACTCTGTTCTCTGCTCCGCCTGGAGGCAGCGGATGGAACTGGGGCTGTTCCGCTACTGCCTGGGGAAGCTGCAGACCCAAACCCTCCCTGGGCCAGTGGGTTTTGTGGCCCAGCTGAACGTGGAGCGAGGTGTGCAGAGGAGGCGCCCTCAGAACATCCAGAGTGTGAAGCAGGCATTTGACCCTGAACAGTTTAACTTCAACAAGATCCGACCAGGAGAAGTCCTCTTCCGTTTGCTCCGGGAGCCTGATCTCCCAGGTGCTGTTCAGCAAGAGGACATCTACGTAATGATCAATGTCAGCCCCTTGGAATGGGGCCACGTGCTGCTGGTGCCTGCGCCCACCCGTGGGCTCCCCCAGCGCCTGCTACCAGCTGCACTGCAGGCCGGCATTGAGGCTGTGCTTCTGAGCTCACACCCAGGCTTCCGTGTCGGCTTCAACAGCCTAGGTGGCTTGGCCTCTGTGAACCACCTCCACCTGCACGGATATTACCTGGCTCACAGACTGCCTGTGGAGGGAGCACCGAGTGAGCCCCTGGACCCGGGGGGCCATTTACATCTGCTCCAGGccctcccagctcctggcttCCTCTTTTACACAAGCGGGCCAGGGCCTGACTTGGAAGCCTTGGTGGGCAGGGTATGTCGGGCCACTGATTATCTGACTGACCATGAGATTGCCCATAATTTATTTGTGACCCGGGGGGCCCCACCTGGAAAGACATCACCTTCCTCAGCTCTCACAGGTGTCCGAGTAATTCTCTGGGCCCGGAAGTCCAACTTTGGAGTAAAGGAAGGTGATGCATTCAACGTCGCCCTCTGTGAGCTGGCTGGGCACCTCCCCATCAAAACATCCCAGGATTTCGGCACTCTGACAGAGGCGGCTGCTCTGGCCCTTATTCAGGACTGTctgctgcccccagcccaggcagAGGAAATACAGGCAACTCTGGTGGACTTGATAGCCAAGGATGAGCAGTAA
- the GDPGP1 gene encoding GDP-D-glucose phosphorylase 1 isoform X3: MAVPQDSNETPYLLPPNSKDWEEQSIPDFVYGQKELILEGIQWPRTAPSLLDRIARSRFDSVLCSAWRQRMELGLFRYCLGKLQTQTLPGPVGFVAQLNVERGVQRRRPQNIQSVKQAFDPEQFNFNKIRPGEVLFRLLREPDLPGAVQQEDIYVMINVSPLEWGHVLLVPAPTRGLPQRLLPAALQAGIEAVLLSSHPGFRVGFNSLGGLASVNHLHLHGYYLAHRLPVEGAPSEPLDPGGHLHLLQALPAPGFLFYTSGPGPDLEALVGRVCRATDYLTDHEIAHNLFVTRGAPPGKTSPSSALTGVRVILWARKSNFGVKEGDAFNVALCELAGHLPIKTSQDFGTLTEAAALALIQDCLLPPAQAEEIQATLVDLIAKDEQ, encoded by the coding sequence ATGGCTGTTCCACAGGATTCAAATGAGACTCCCTATTTGCTCCCTCCGAACAGTAAGGACTGGGAAGAGCAAAGCATTCCTGATTTTGTCTATGGGCAGAAGGAACTCATTCTGGAAGGGATTCAGTGGCCAAGGACCGCACCCAGCCTCCTGGACAGGATAGCAAGGTCTCGCTTCGACTCTGTTCTCTGCTCCGCCTGGAGGCAGCGGATGGAACTGGGGCTGTTCCGCTACTGCCTGGGGAAGCTGCAGACCCAAACCCTCCCTGGGCCAGTGGGTTTTGTGGCCCAGCTGAACGTGGAGCGAGGTGTGCAGAGGAGGCGCCCTCAGAACATCCAGAGTGTGAAGCAGGCATTTGACCCTGAACAGTTTAACTTCAACAAGATCCGACCAGGAGAAGTCCTCTTCCGTTTGCTCCGGGAGCCTGATCTCCCAGGTGCTGTTCAGCAAGAGGACATCTACGTAATGATCAATGTCAGCCCCTTGGAATGGGGCCACGTGCTGCTGGTGCCTGCGCCCACCCGTGGGCTCCCCCAGCGCCTGCTACCAGCTGCACTGCAGGCCGGCATTGAGGCTGTGCTTCTGAGCTCACACCCAGGCTTCCGTGTCGGCTTCAACAGCCTAGGTGGCTTGGCCTCTGTGAACCACCTCCACCTGCACGGATATTACCTGGCTCACAGACTGCCTGTGGAGGGAGCACCGAGTGAGCCCCTGGACCCGGGGGGCCATTTACATCTGCTCCAGGccctcccagctcctggcttCCTCTTTTACACAAGCGGGCCAGGGCCTGACTTGGAAGCCTTGGTGGGCAGGGTATGTCGGGCCACTGATTATCTGACTGACCATGAGATTGCCCATAATTTATTTGTGACCCGGGGGGCCCCACCTGGAAAGACATCACCTTCCTCAGCTCTCACAGGTGTCCGAGTAATTCTCTGGGCCCGGAAGTCCAACTTTGGAGTAAAGGAAGGTGATGCATTCAACGTCGCCCTCTGTGAGCTGGCTGGGCACCTCCCCATCAAAACATCCCAGGATTTCGGCACTCTGACAGAGGCGGCTGCTCTGGCCCTTATTCAGGACTGTctgctgcccccagcccaggcagAGGAAATACAGGCAACTCTGGTGGACTTGATAGCCAAGGATGAGCAGTAA
- the CIB1 gene encoding calcium and integrin-binding protein 1 isoform X3 — protein MRIKGRPPATEGKPRSDSLLKLGRTDCPRRSRGGARSPFPPHWVSLLAQRSRRRQRRLLEQACSSRHRCRHGHEGGPHWRSVLGAGPLRRVSRWGRWDLWSFCFCATSARLPEACFEPASWNLAESVSGANACLPSLGFVASALGRDGGEDCSVLPRE, from the exons ATGAG AATAAAGGGAAGACCCCCAGCTACTGAAGGGAAGCCAAGGAGTGACTCTCTTCTGAAGCTAGGCAG GACTGACTGTCCCCGCCGATCGCGAGGGGGAGCCCgctctcccttccccccccacTGGGTTTCGCTTCTAGCTCAGAGATcccggcggcggcagcggcgccTCCTAGAGCAAGCCTGTAGCAGCCGCCACCGCTGTCGCCATGGACACGAGGGCGGCCCCCATTGGAGAAGCgttctgggggcggggcctctgcGGCGGGTCTCGCGCTGGGGCCGCTGGGACTTGTGGTCCTTCTGCTTCTGCGCCACCTCAGCTCGTCTCCCTGAAGCCTGTTTCGAACCAGCCTCTTGGAATTTGGCTGAGTCTGTGTCCGGGGCAAACGCCTGCTTGCCCTCCCTTGGGTTTGTCGCGTCCGCCCTCGGGAGGGACGGCGGAGAGGATTGCTCTGTGCTGCCCCGAGAGTAA